The region TGTTGCCTGCAACGACTGCGCCGCGCGTGCCGAAGCTGACCTCCTGGCCGACAGTCATCCCGTCGGGAGCGATCATGAACTGCTCGTTGTTTCCGTACATGACCTTCGCCAAGGGCGCTATCCTGCCGGCCTCGTGGACGAGGTCCACCACCGTGCCAGTACCCTCCCTTATCTTCGGGTGGGTGGCGCTCGTGAACCTGAGATGTCTGGGGGACCTGTACCTTCCGAAGCCGCGTCCTCTTCTCTGAGTGATTAGTCTCTTTCCCATGTCAGCACCGCCTAGAATATGCCGATCCTCATGCCGATCTCCTCGGCAGAGTAGCCCTCCTTCAGCTTGATGATCGCGTGCTTGCCGTCCTTCATTAGCTTGATGTTTATCTTATCGACCTTCGCCTCGAACCGCTCCTCGAACGCCTTCTTGATGTCAGGCTTTCTTGCGTCCTTGCGGACTACGAACTCGAGCCTGTTGCCGTCCGTGAGGTCCTGGTTGGGCGTACCGGACATCGCATTCATGGTCTTCTCTGTCACGTACGGATGAAGAATGATGGTCCTTCTCATCTATGCCACCCTCCTATCGTCTGGAGCGCGGTCTCAGTGACGAGCATCAGCCTTCCGGGTGCTCCTCCTGGTGCGAGCACGGACGCGTTGAGCTTGGTCGGTGTCGCGACCTCCACGCCTGGGAGATTCCTGACGCTCCTGCCACCGTCACATTCCTTGGAGATGACCACCAGGATGCTCCTAGGGGTCCTGAACCTCCGGCCCCTCATCTTGCCCCGGCCGGCCCGGACGTTCCTGCCATCGATGGCCCTCTGGACATCGTCGTAGACGCCGAGTGACAAGAGCGCCTTCACGGCATCCTGGGTCGTCTTGATCGATTCGAAATCGTCCTTGACGACGACTGGCACCGTCAGCTTCTCATCGAACCTATGGCCCCTGGCCTTGACAAGCTCGAGGTTGCTCGTCGCGCTCAGGGCAGACAGCTTCCCCATCATGAGCTCCTTCTTGTTGATCTTCTTGCCAAGATCCTTGTCGACCTTTGGCGGGTGAGCGCGCCTGCCCCCGACATTGTTCGGAGACTGGGCCGCGGTCGAGCTGTTCATGAGCCTCTGGACCCTTGCCACGCCTCTGCCCTTCCCCCAGGT is a window of Candidatus Thermoplasmatota archaeon DNA encoding:
- the rplW gene encoding 50S ribosomal protein L23, whose translation is MRRTIILHPYVTEKTMNAMSGTPNQDLTDGNRLEFVVRKDARKPDIKKAFEERFEAKVDKINIKLMKDGKHAIIKLKEGYSAEEIGMRIGIF
- the rpl4p gene encoding 50S ribosomal protein L4, producing MAEKKAKKIKAEEEKPKHTPGKLNVYDLEGKVSGEASLPEVFKAELRPDVIRRAVTAIEANARQPYAPSPTAGMRHSVQTWGKGRGVARVQRLMNSSTAAQSPNNVGGRRAHPPKVDKDLGKKINKKELMMGKLSALSATSNLELVKARGHRFDEKLTVPVVVKDDFESIKTTQDAVKALLSLGVYDDVQRAIDGRNVRAGRGKMRGRRFRTPRSILVVISKECDGGRSVRNLPGVEVATPTKLNASVLAPGGAPGRLMLVTETALQTIGGWHR